The Rhipicephalus sanguineus isolate Rsan-2018 chromosome 7, BIME_Rsan_1.4, whole genome shotgun sequence genome includes a window with the following:
- the LOC119398741 gene encoding solute carrier family 22 member 7, which yields MEASSRTIAAASSVGSGRPLLPAATADTQTQRRPAPDEQATEEGIPMGEGRFQVMVTIASTLAGTAFLLHLVSFRLTTRVMDHWCRPPAAFANMSVAEWRRVSTPLEADGSHSRCTRFEPPDGGSRARVVPCEAWDFDTERYGNNIVSEWRLVCDRRWLIELAVLVYMAACAVSLPLAGAAADRIGRRVVMHVSLAALMAAGFATSLANSYLLFVGLRIVVSTTSNAFWLVLYVVLYEVSTPARRDRYCFVAMAGASMALPATMLVLSRLRLGWEALHLALMAPTSALALVYCSVGSESPAWLMRNWNAREAEAVALQAARINGVPLDECRAWFARESRRRDSEMPLPLFDHSPLAIFAPEVRSSHALISYIWAATSFAFNQVNLNDIVPVKSAFAAAGVVCMLPMYGAAYACCVRYGVRRSHVTVGLAFSLLALALAAAYGYQLHDTSVVLIVALRMLGNLVVVLAFVVAVRQYPVSARCTGLCSSFALGRLTGSLGEVLFRWAPQHRRDIVVYVMAIVMALAAVATEYLPFPGVVSASGPVECAPSVVVLPTVPVPVYPTRRMSLNTADHRRRSMQDSLVPLPKGPHKWRTPRRQRSLNDDRLPEQYSVRVTSSMTSLPSGSSSGRP from the exons GTGATGGTGACGATAGCCTCGACGCTTGCCGGCACGGCCTTCCTGCTGCACCTGGTGAGCTTCCGTCTGACCACGCGCGTCATGGACCACTGGTGCCGACCGCCGGCCGCGTTCGCCAACATGAGCGTCGCTGAGTGGCGCCGAGTGAGCACCCCGCTCGAAGCCGACGGAAGCCACAGCCGGTGCACGCGGTTCGAACCCCCGGACGGCGGCTCGCGTGCCCGCGTGGTGCCCTGCGAGGCGTGGGACTTCGACACCGAGCGCTACGGCAACAACATCGTCAGCGAGTGGCGCCTGGTGTGCGACCGGCGCTGGCTCATCGAGCTGGCCGTGCTGGTGTACATGGCCGCATGCGCCGTGTCCCTGCCACTGGCCGGTGCCGCTGCGGACCGCATCGGCCGCCGCGTCGTCATGCACGTCTCGCTGGCCGCGCTCATGGCGGCCGGCTTCGCCACCAGCCTGGCCAACTCGTACCTGCTGTTCGTGGGGCTGCGCATCGTCGTGTCCACCACCAGCAACGCCTTCTGGCTCGTCCTGTACGTGGTACTCTACGAG GTGTCGACTCCGGCGCGTCGCGACCGCTACTGCTTCGTGGCCATGGCCGGCGCGTCCATGGCCCTGCCGGCGACGATGCTGGTTCTGTCGCGGCTGCGGCTGGGCTGGGAGGCCCTGCACCTGGCTCTAATGGCGCCCACGTCGGCGCTGGCGCTGGTCTACTGCAGCGTTGGCAGCGAGTCGCCCGCGTGGCTCATGCGCAACTGGAACGCGCGCGAGGCCGAGGCCGTGGCCCTGCAAGCCGCCCGCATCAACGGCGTCCCGCTCGACGAGTGCCGCGCGTGGTTCGCGCGCGAGTCTCGTCGGCGCGACAGCGAGATGCCGCTGCCGCTGTTCGACCACAGCCCGCTCGCCATCTTCGCACCGGAAGTGAGGAGCAGCCACGCGCTGATCTCGTACATCTGGGCCGCCACCAGCTTCGCCTTCAATCAG GTGAACCTGAACGACATCGTGCCGGTGAAGAGCGCGTTCGCCGCCGCGGGCGTCGTGTGCATGCTGCCCATGTACGGCGCGGCGTACGCCTGCTGCGTCCGCTATGGCGTCAGGCGCTCGCACGTGACGGTGGGGCTCGCGTTCAGCCTACTGGCCCTCGCGCTGGCTGCTGCGTACGGATACCAGCTGCACGACACGAGCGTCGTTCTCATCGtcgcactgcgcatgctcggcaaCCTGGTCGTCGTGCTCGCCTTCGTGGTCGCCGTCCGCCAGTACCCGGTGAGCGCCCGCTGCACCGGCCTGTGTTCGAGCTTCGCGCTCGGCCGGCTCACCGGATCGCTGGGCGAG GTGCTGTTCCGGTGGGCGCCTCAGCATCGTCGCGACATCGTCGTGTACGTGATGGCCATCGTCATGGCACTGGCGGCCGTGGCTACCGAGTACCTGCCTTTCCCCGGCGTCGTGTCCGCGTCGGGACCCGTGGAGTGCGCGCCCAGCGTCGTGGTGCTGCCCACCGTTCCGGTGCCCGTCTACCCGACGCGCCGGATGAGCCTGAATACTGCGGATCACCGACGGCGCTCCATGCAGGACTCGCTGGTGCCTCTGCCCAAGGGACCCCACAAGTGGAGGACGCCTCGAAGGCAGCGGTCGCTCAACGACGACCGGCTGCCCGAGCAGTACTCCGTCAGGGTGACCTCCAGCATGACGTCGCTGCCGTCCGGCTCTTCAAGCGGCCGCCCTTGA